In Neisseria dentiae, one DNA window encodes the following:
- a CDS encoding Csu type fimbrial protein — MHTINLTSRPFSGRPAKPRILLIARLFAAACLLLFVQTARANCMATMQDVNFGNVDLLNPDTLTTQATVTVTCSRTTWQDQTFHVCLGVDGGKAGGATQFNPRYMCPNGACSGTGNRLAFNLYTDANHNTIWGSFKYPAFPTTINMVFDFMWNSPSSQSKTVPVYAKLITSSSNIAAIAAGQYTNGFTLGSTGLAFSDSGRCGQYSGDTRTRFPFTVSATVVKNCNINKPNNIDFGTVNPVDTNLTGNTSLGVTCTSGTPYNIGLKPSNNNTAGAGEMLPVTPGGGNTDRIPYQLRSGSGANGAVWGNTATATQTGNGIGGTGTGSLQNYNIYATVPSADYHYGDYQDTVTVQVNY, encoded by the coding sequence ATGCACACAATAAACCTGACTAGTCGCCCGTTTTCCGGCCGCCCCGCCAAACCGCGCATACTGCTTATCGCCCGGCTGTTTGCCGCAGCCTGCCTGCTGTTGTTTGTTCAGACGGCCCGGGCAAACTGCATGGCAACCATGCAGGATGTTAATTTCGGCAATGTGGATTTGCTTAATCCCGACACGCTGACCACTCAGGCTACCGTAACTGTTACTTGTAGTAGAACCACTTGGCAGGATCAAACGTTTCATGTTTGTTTGGGAGTCGACGGTGGAAAAGCAGGGGGAGCCACCCAATTCAACCCCCGCTATATGTGCCCGAACGGCGCTTGCTCTGGAACAGGGAACCGGTTGGCATTTAACCTTTACACCGATGCCAACCATAATACGATTTGGGGTTCCTTCAAGTATCCGGCATTCCCCACCACTATTAATATGGTCTTTGATTTTATGTGGAACTCTCCGTCTTCCCAATCTAAAACGGTTCCTGTATATGCCAAGCTGATAACCTCTTCATCCAATATTGCCGCTATTGCCGCTGGCCAATATACCAACGGCTTCACGTTAGGTTCGACAGGTCTTGCTTTCAGCGACTCCGGCCGTTGCGGTCAATATAGTGGTGATACCCGTACCCGCTTTCCGTTTACCGTTTCCGCCACCGTGGTAAAAAACTGCAATATTAACAAACCCAACAACATCGACTTCGGCACGGTGAATCCCGTCGACACCAATCTGACAGGGAACACATCCCTCGGCGTAACCTGTACCAGCGGCACGCCTTACAACATCGGCTTGAAGCCGTCCAACAACAATACCGCCGGTGCGGGCGAAATGCTGCCCGTTACACCGGGCGGCGGCAATACCGACCGCATTCCCTACCAGCTCCGCTCGGGCAGCGGCGCCAACGGTGCGGTTTGGGGCAACACCGCCACCGCCACACAAACCGGAAACGGCATAGGCGGAACGGGAACGGGGTCACTGCAAAACTACAATATTTACGCTACCGTGCCTTCCGCCGACTACCACTACGGCGATTATCAAGACACCGTAACCGTGCAGGTTAATTATTGA
- a CDS encoding fimbria/pilus outer membrane usher protein: MQPVNAAFPLKHIVSGILLCFLPLQISAQPNLPDAAVYSAEWLPVYPQVSVNGSVSDGLYEFISHKETLLVQNKTLTSLGIRIPPELLQQARSMAPQQPRDGTSDSDGRTSSAAASSDTETPTEIPAEATPAEPPHDIWYVLDSIAQLQMQYDAAGQALALTAPLAWLDLPTTRIGGLPQRAYQVAESGFAGVLNYDYNVSRNHNGDVSQGLLAEARLTTPFGYLSHNQLWSRQSPQAGAASPNNVRLDTYWRTVWADKGLVLTAGDVLTSQLNGSGSSRLGGIRLERTYSVQPWRNTAPLFSYLGESTLPGTVDLYLDGVKQYSRDIAAGKYEITLPPGISGSGMAQVVATDVLGRTVVVDMPLYGGSGLLAKGLSEWSLEAGYLRRGYGLASADYGNKPAGSGTWRYGITNALTVQLHAEGSSGYRQIGAASGMVLGSLGQLNLSHAHSRLQTQNGRQSSVSFSTQKGGWSFGTGWSRTDGRFAHLSTTLDPAAYLAEAAAPVRTASLAVGWNNNLLGSFALSYLHSKKGQETPDKVGTLNWNRNFGSRTSIFLSAARNFTPGGQHSLYGGVSFNLDKGYFSTLSGQRDNGGDNSYRVSVSKSSDGLNSPSWNIGWQQNETQGRRRGRLNGFINYDTQYGDARGNVYNAQGRTDWSAGWKGGLVWMNGGLFATRTVDNSFAVVSTDGVADVPVSLFNNKVGHTNRKGLLLVPNLSAYQENTLDADITDLPQNMAAERARILAVPSERSGVNVNFRFNRMQAASMVLKSADGQFVPAGAVIRRSDGLPAAVVGFDGQTFIENLAAGENRFSITLPDESECRFSANYQTGPHQADLPDLGEIICTQ; this comes from the coding sequence TTGCAGCCCGTTAACGCTGCTTTCCCGCTCAAGCATATCGTTTCCGGCATTTTGCTGTGTTTTCTCCCCTTACAAATATCCGCACAGCCCAATCTGCCGGACGCGGCCGTTTATTCGGCCGAATGGCTGCCGGTTTACCCTCAGGTGAGCGTAAACGGCAGCGTTTCAGACGGCCTGTATGAATTCATTTCGCATAAAGAAACCCTGCTGGTTCAAAACAAAACCCTAACCTCGCTCGGCATCCGCATACCGCCCGAATTGTTGCAGCAGGCCCGCAGCATGGCGCCGCAACAGCCCCGCGACGGCACATCAGATTCAGACGGCCGCACCTCATCCGCCGCCGCTTCATCCGACACCGAAACCCCAACCGAAATCCCAGCCGAAGCCACTCCTGCCGAGCCGCCACATGATATTTGGTATGTGCTGGACAGCATTGCCCAGTTACAGATGCAATACGATGCCGCCGGGCAGGCTTTGGCGTTAACCGCACCGCTGGCGTGGCTGGATTTGCCGACCACCCGTATCGGCGGCCTGCCGCAACGGGCTTATCAGGTTGCCGAATCGGGTTTCGCAGGTGTGCTCAATTATGATTACAACGTTTCCCGCAACCACAACGGCGATGTCAGCCAAGGGCTGTTGGCCGAGGCACGTCTCACCACGCCCTTCGGCTATTTGAGCCACAATCAGCTTTGGAGCCGCCAAAGCCCGCAAGCCGGTGCCGCGTCGCCGAACAATGTCCGTTTGGACACTTATTGGCGCACGGTATGGGCCGACAAAGGGTTGGTGTTGACTGCCGGCGACGTGCTTACCAGCCAACTGAACGGCTCGGGCAGTTCGCGTCTCGGGGGCATCAGGCTGGAACGCACATACAGTGTGCAGCCGTGGCGCAATACCGCCCCGTTGTTTTCTTATTTGGGCGAAAGTACGCTGCCGGGCACGGTAGATTTATATCTGGACGGCGTAAAACAATACAGCCGCGATATTGCCGCAGGCAAATATGAAATCACCCTGCCGCCGGGCATCAGCGGCAGCGGCATGGCGCAAGTGGTGGCCACCGATGTGTTGGGCCGAACCGTTGTTGTGGATATGCCTTTATACGGCGGCAGCGGCCTCTTGGCCAAAGGATTGTCGGAATGGTCGCTGGAGGCAGGCTATCTGCGCCGTGGTTACGGTTTGGCCTCCGCCGATTACGGCAACAAACCGGCGGGCAGCGGCACATGGCGTTACGGCATCACCAATGCCCTAACCGTCCAGCTGCACGCCGAAGGCAGCAGCGGCTACCGCCAAATCGGTGCGGCATCCGGCATGGTGCTGGGTTCGTTAGGACAGTTAAACCTCAGCCATGCGCACAGCCGCCTTCAAACACAAAACGGCAGGCAGAGCAGCGTTTCTTTCAGCACGCAGAAAGGCGGTTGGTCGTTCGGCACGGGTTGGAGCCGAACCGACGGCCGTTTCGCGCATTTGAGCACCACGCTCGACCCCGCCGCCTATCTTGCCGAAGCTGCCGCCCCCGTCCGCACCGCATCCCTTGCCGTGGGTTGGAACAACAACCTGTTAGGCTCTTTTGCCCTGTCTTACCTGCACAGCAAAAAAGGGCAGGAAACGCCCGACAAGGTGGGCACTTTAAACTGGAACCGCAATTTCGGCAGCCGCACCAGCATATTTTTGAGTGCGGCCCGCAACTTCACCCCCGGCGGGCAGCACAGCCTTTACGGCGGCGTGTCGTTCAACCTCGACAAAGGCTATTTCTCCACGCTCAGCGGCCAGCGCGACAACGGCGGCGACAACAGCTACCGCGTTTCGGTCAGCAAATCTTCAGACGGCCTGAACAGCCCGTCGTGGAACATCGGCTGGCAGCAAAACGAAACACAGGGGCGGCGCAGAGGCCGTCTGAACGGCTTTATCAACTACGACACCCAATACGGCGATGCGCGCGGCAATGTTTACAACGCACAGGGCCGCACCGATTGGAGCGCAGGTTGGAAAGGCGGGCTGGTGTGGATGAACGGCGGCCTGTTTGCCACGCGCACCGTCGACAACAGCTTTGCCGTTGTCAGCACCGACGGCGTGGCAGACGTGCCCGTGTCTTTGTTTAACAACAAAGTAGGCCATACCAACCGCAAAGGCTTATTGCTGGTGCCCAATCTTTCGGCCTATCAAGAGAATACGCTCGATGCCGACATCACCGACCTGCCGCAAAATATGGCAGCCGAGCGCGCTCGCATTTTGGCCGTGCCGTCCGAACGGTCCGGCGTTAACGTTAACTTCAGGTTCAACCGCATGCAGGCCGCTTCGATGGTTTTGAAAAGCGCCGACGGGCAGTTTGTTCCCGCCGGAGCCGTTATCCGCCGTTCAGACGGCCTACCGGCGGCCGTGGTCGGTTTCGACGGCCAAACCTTTATTGAAAACCTGGCGGCAGGAGAAAACCGCTTCAGCATCACCCTGCCCGATGAAAGCGAATGCCGCTTCAGCGCAAACTATCAAACCGGCCCGCATCAGGCCGACCTGCCCGATTTAGGTGAAATCATATGCACACAATAA